A portion of the Krasilnikovia cinnamomea genome contains these proteins:
- a CDS encoding IS3 family transposase (programmed frameshift) — MPKPYPQEFRDDVVRVARERDPGVTVEQIAKDFGVHPMTLFKWLRQADVDAGAKPGVTRSESAELRELRRRNKLLEQENEVLRRAAAYLSQANLPKRLYPLVSELAAGGIPVAVTCRVLNIARQPYYRWLAQPVTTAEVTQAYRANALVDAHRDDPEFGYRFLADEARQAGQPMADRTAWRICSGNGWWSAFGKKKRGKGAKVGPPVHDDLVRRDFTAQGPNRLWLADITEHHTGEGKLYLCAIKDVWSNRIVGYSIDSRMKSRLAVAALHNAAARRDDLAGCVLHTDRGSQFRSRKFVRALDRHQIVGSMGRVGAAGDNAAMESFFGLLQNNVLDRRVWRSREQLRIAIVTWIERTYHRRRRQRSLSRLTPIEFETIMTPPASQAA; from the exons GTGCCGAAGCCCTACCCCCAAGAGTTCCGTGACGACGTCGTCCGGGTTGCCCGTGAGCGTGACCCGGGTGTGACGGTCGAGCAGATCGCGAAGGACTTTGGGGTCCATCCGATGACGTTGTTCAAGTGGCTGCGTCAGGCCGACGTCGATGCCGGCGCGAAGCCGGGTGTGACCCGCAGCGAGTCGGCCGAGCTGCGGGAACTGCGGCGCCGGAACAAGTTGCTGGAGCAGGAGAACGAGGTCCTACGCCGCGCCGCCGCGTACTTGTCGCAGGCGAACCTGCCG AAAAGGCTCTACCCGCTCGTGAGTGAGCTGGCCGCCGGCGGGATCCCCGTCGCGGTGACGTGCCGGGTACTGAACATCGCTCGCCAGCCCTATTACCGGTGGCTGGCCCAACCAGTCACGACCGCGGAGGTCACCCAGGCGTACCGAGCCAACGCGCTCGTGGACGCACACCGTGATGATCCAGAGTTTGGATACCGGTTCCTGGCCGACGAGGCCCGCCAAGCGGGGCAGCCGATGGCTGATCGGACCGCGTGGCGGATCTGCTCGGGTAACGGCTGGTGGAGCGCGTTCGGTAAGAAGAAGCGCGGTAAGGGCGCCAAGGTCGGTCCGCCGGTGCACGACGACCTCGTGCGCCGTGATTTCACCGCGCAGGGCCCGAACCGGCTGTGGCTGGCCGACATCACCGAGCATCACACCGGTGAGGGCAAGCTGTACCTGTGCGCGATCAAGGACGTCTGGTCGAACCGGATCGTCGGCTACTCCATCGACTCGCGGATGAAGTCCCGCCTGGCTGTGGCCGCGCTGCACAACGCCGCCGCCCGCCGTGATGACCTGGCCGGCTGCGTACTTCACACCGACCGCGGGTCGCAATTTCGATCCAGGAAATTCGTCCGGGCCCTCGACCGGCACCAGATAGTCGGCTCGATGGGCCGGGTCGGTGCCGCTGGCGACAACGCCGCCATGGAATCGTTCTTCGGCCTGCTACAAAACAACGTCCTGGACCGGCGCGTATGGCGTTCCCGCGAGCAGTTGCGGATCGCGATCGTGACCTGGATCGAACGGACCTACCACCGCCGCCGACGCCAACGCTCGCTGTCCCGGTTGACCCCCATCGAGTTCGAGACGATCATGACTCCACCGGCCAGTCAGGCCGCGTGA
- a CDS encoding N-6 DNA methylase, with protein sequence MPGKITDERTLAGWLSAPTHSRASLASSTGKTPLILFADVEEHVLDVETGTTKRCDLTLRGDRGPLASAEMKRPEVTQANNPALLHDSWKKAIARGLPYFLTCNFAQVLAWETARGPISAKPVMSYTLAQGFKHSSSAASYRSEMLDNWQKFLDDFEPLLAARLAPKRASRSSLPPQAIELKEAIVNVAEEAAVRISAAASDDVYREIVLETFRAQFGVEISLDPMGNQHVLRDESVQVATICSFVVATRLMLYQALADSGARANPLKLDELDVNRATADPQRIHQELGALYEHAHRRTGDYEVQFATTQIDEILFVDAQTETDVGSRWGGLIDVIKRADWTGPAAYVPGLYESLLDDEHRHVMGVHYTPDRVAEVVAAYAVRDAADTVMDPACGAGTFASMCYERKRSLGSTHEESLGEVYASELAEFAASLAGLSLALADPNASSAYPRVFRQDFFKTYPGEESDLELPGEGKVPYPSLLDAMVGNPPYIRFENRSPHERNEVIRFLQKHFSKMQLPYPDFTGKADLWAFFVAGAHMYLRPGGRLGFVLSWNLLASDYGDAVLSFLGRYFLVDAIIDSRVERWFAAKQNTLLLLARKAEVPVQPNTSSPNPNIPPSHKVKFVRLKQPLDALLDAGQPRGKRAEDLIDELLSVEGDVGEDLRWDIRVFNQIDIVRRTVGSESGA encoded by the coding sequence ATGCCGGGCAAGATCACGGACGAACGCACGCTGGCAGGATGGCTAAGTGCCCCTACTCACAGCCGCGCCAGCTTGGCTAGCTCAACGGGCAAGACGCCACTCATCCTGTTCGCCGACGTCGAGGAACACGTCCTGGACGTAGAAACAGGCACAACCAAGCGGTGCGACCTGACGCTTCGAGGTGACCGCGGACCACTAGCTAGCGCCGAGATGAAGCGACCAGAGGTCACGCAAGCGAACAACCCAGCGTTGCTGCACGATTCGTGGAAAAAGGCAATCGCACGCGGTCTCCCGTACTTTCTGACCTGCAATTTCGCGCAGGTCCTCGCATGGGAAACTGCGAGAGGGCCGATTAGCGCGAAGCCCGTCATGTCGTACACGCTCGCACAGGGATTCAAGCACTCATCTTCGGCGGCTTCCTATCGTTCCGAGATGCTGGATAACTGGCAGAAATTCTTAGACGATTTCGAACCCTTGCTGGCAGCAAGACTTGCCCCAAAGAGAGCGAGTCGTTCTTCACTGCCTCCTCAGGCCATTGAGTTGAAGGAGGCGATCGTCAACGTCGCGGAGGAAGCTGCGGTCCGGATCTCTGCTGCAGCATCTGACGACGTATATCGCGAAATCGTACTCGAGACGTTCAGGGCACAGTTCGGCGTTGAAATTTCACTCGATCCGATGGGCAACCAGCATGTACTCCGAGACGAGTCGGTCCAAGTAGCCACGATCTGCTCCTTCGTGGTTGCTACACGCCTGATGCTCTACCAAGCATTGGCAGACTCTGGTGCGAGGGCGAACCCACTAAAGCTCGACGAACTAGACGTCAATCGCGCTACCGCAGACCCGCAAAGGATCCATCAGGAGCTGGGTGCCCTCTATGAACACGCACACCGCAGAACCGGTGACTATGAGGTCCAGTTCGCAACTACACAAATAGACGAGATTCTCTTCGTTGATGCACAAACGGAAACGGATGTGGGTTCTCGCTGGGGTGGACTTATCGATGTTATTAAGCGCGCAGACTGGACTGGGCCCGCAGCATACGTTCCAGGATTGTATGAGTCCCTACTTGACGACGAACACCGCCATGTCATGGGTGTTCACTACACACCCGACCGCGTTGCCGAGGTTGTTGCCGCATATGCGGTTCGAGACGCCGCAGATACCGTAATGGACCCAGCTTGTGGTGCCGGAACGTTCGCGAGTATGTGTTATGAGCGAAAACGAAGCCTCGGGTCCACTCATGAGGAGTCACTCGGTGAGGTCTATGCGAGCGAGCTCGCTGAATTTGCTGCATCACTGGCCGGGCTTAGCCTGGCCCTAGCAGATCCGAATGCGTCATCTGCTTATCCCAGAGTCTTCCGTCAAGACTTCTTCAAAACTTACCCGGGGGAAGAGAGCGATTTGGAACTCCCGGGTGAAGGGAAGGTGCCGTACCCTTCCCTTCTTGACGCTATGGTGGGAAATCCTCCATACATCAGATTCGAAAATCGAAGTCCGCATGAGCGCAATGAGGTAATACGCTTTCTTCAAAAGCATTTCTCGAAAATGCAGCTTCCTTACCCGGACTTCACTGGCAAGGCCGATCTATGGGCCTTTTTCGTGGCGGGCGCCCACATGTACCTCCGCCCAGGCGGGCGATTAGGGTTTGTATTGTCTTGGAATCTACTCGCGTCAGACTACGGAGATGCTGTTCTATCCTTCCTGGGGCGATACTTCTTGGTAGACGCCATAATTGATAGTCGCGTTGAACGATGGTTCGCGGCTAAGCAAAATACGCTGCTCTTGCTGGCGCGCAAAGCAGAAGTACCTGTCCAGCCCAATACTTCGTCGCCCAACCCGAACATTCCTCCAAGCCATAAAGTAAAGTTCGTCCGTTTGAAGCAGCCATTGGACGCATTGCTCGATGCCGGTCAGCCACGAGGTAAGCGCGCCGAGGACTTGATCGATGAGCTGTTGAGCGTCGAAGGTGACGTCGGCGAGGATCTGCGCTGGGACATTCGAGTCTTCAATCAAATCGACATCGTGCGACGCACAGTAGGGAGCGAGTCGGGTGCCTAG